In Ostrea edulis chromosome 6, xbOstEdul1.1, whole genome shotgun sequence, a single window of DNA contains:
- the LOC125647092 gene encoding uncharacterized protein LOC125647092, translating to MPEFETIVVKGYDIAESLRQCAVYLIFGINAVGGSDRTLKEVKKKWQDVKSSTKKKEVDRLKIQRQTRGGPPPTDIKERERKIVGKMSKSVLCGIPGGCDSLVSEIEQVKESEGAICPVDSAAEQPVVFQNSVDQPASCASRVNGKRNGSSTEKLIEIQQEMLGLMKEDLIVKQNILDTLQEIVTCKKQKLDFIMENATSFYTM from the exons atgcCGGAGTTCGAAACCATAGTCGTTAAGGGCTATGATATTGCAGAatctctgaggcagtgtgcggTGTATCTGATATTTGG GATCAATGCCGTAGGGGGGAGTGACCGTACCTTAAAGGAGGTGAAGAAGAAATGGCAGGACGTGAAGTCCTCCACAAAGAAGAAGGAAGTAGATAGACTGAAAATCCAGCGTCAGACTCGTGGAGGCCCACCTCCAACTGATATTAAAGAGCGGGAAAGAAAG atagTTGGAAAAATGTCTAAGAGTGTGTTGTGTGGAATTCCTGGTGGGTGTGACAGTCTCGTGTCAg AGATTGAACAAGTAAAGGAGAGTGAGGGGGCTATATGTCCAGTTGATAGTGCTGCAGAGCAGCCTG TGGTTTTCCAAAATTCTGTGGATCAACCAGCTTCATGTGCGAGCAGGGTCAATGGGAAAA GAAATGGGTCTTCTACAGAGAAACTCATTGAGATCCAACAGGAAATGCTGGGGTTGATGAAAGAGGATCTCATAGTCAAGCAGAATATCCTGGATACATTGCAGGAAATTGTAACCTGCAAAAAGCAGAAGCTTGATTTTATAATGGAAAATGCCACTTCCTTCTACACAATGTAG